From the genome of Halomonas sp. 1513, one region includes:
- a CDS encoding phosphoglucosamine mutase: MSKRYFGTDGIRGTVGEYPITADFMLKLGWAMGRVLTEKGSAKVLIGKDTRISGYMFESALEAGLSAAGVDVSLLGPMPTPGIAYLTRTFRADAGIVISASHNAFADNGIKFFSAEGTKLPDAVESRIEAMLEEPLTTVDAAELGKAVRINDAPGRYIEFCKSTIPDRLSLHGLKIVLDCAHGATYHIAPSVFRELGAEVSLVGASPDGLNINQQVGSTHPAALRAAVIQQSADLGIAFDGDGDRVLLVDADGREIDGDDILYLIARDRHARGELGGGVVGTLMSNFGLAAALESMGVPFERAKVGDRYVIERLNANGWQLGGESSGHIVCGHVQTTGDGIVSALQVVAIMVREGVPLARLLAGLEKAPQALINVRLTPGTDAKAIMATSALQEAVSAVEAALGDEGRVLLRPSGTEPLIRVMVEGRPHLDVEGLARRLAGDVEALLA, encoded by the coding sequence ATGAGCAAACGCTATTTCGGAACCGACGGGATTCGCGGCACCGTGGGGGAGTACCCCATCACCGCCGACTTCATGCTCAAGCTCGGCTGGGCGATGGGGCGGGTGCTGACCGAGAAGGGCAGCGCCAAGGTGCTGATCGGCAAGGACACACGCATCTCTGGCTATATGTTCGAGTCGGCGCTGGAGGCCGGCCTCTCGGCGGCGGGGGTGGACGTGTCGCTGCTCGGCCCGATGCCGACGCCGGGCATCGCCTATCTGACGCGCACCTTCCGCGCCGATGCGGGGATCGTCATCTCGGCGTCGCACAACGCCTTTGCCGACAACGGCATCAAGTTCTTCTCCGCCGAGGGTACCAAGCTGCCGGACGCGGTGGAGTCACGCATCGAGGCGATGCTCGAAGAGCCGCTGACCACGGTGGACGCCGCCGAGCTCGGCAAGGCGGTGCGCATCAACGATGCCCCGGGGCGCTACATCGAGTTCTGCAAGTCGACCATCCCCGACCGCCTCAGCCTGCATGGGCTGAAGATCGTGCTCGACTGTGCCCACGGGGCCACCTACCACATCGCGCCCAGTGTGTTCCGCGAACTGGGGGCCGAGGTCAGCCTGGTCGGCGCCAGCCCCGATGGCCTGAACATCAATCAGCAGGTCGGCTCGACGCACCCGGCGGCGCTGCGTGCGGCGGTGATTCAGCAGAGCGCCGATCTGGGCATCGCCTTCGATGGCGACGGTGACCGGGTGCTGCTGGTCGACGCCGATGGTCGCGAGATCGACGGCGACGATATCCTCTACCTGATCGCCCGCGACCGTCACGCCCGTGGCGAGCTGGGTGGCGGCGTGGTCGGCACCTTGATGTCGAACTTCGGCCTGGCCGCGGCGCTGGAGTCGATGGGGGTGCCCTTCGAACGCGCCAAGGTCGGCGACCGCTACGTGATCGAGCGGCTCAATGCCAACGGTTGGCAGCTGGGCGGCGAGTCGTCCGGGCATATCGTCTGCGGCCATGTGCAGACCACCGGCGACGGCATCGTCTCGGCGCTGCAGGTGGTGGCGATCATGGTGCGCGAGGGCGTGCCGCTGGCGCGGCTGCTGGCCGGCCTGGAAAAGGCGCCCCAGGCGCTGATCAATGTGCGTTTGACGCCGGGCACCGATGCCAAGGCGATAATGGCGACCTCGGCGCTGCAGGAAGCGGTCAGTGCGGTCGAGGCTGCCCTGGGTGACGAGGGCCGGGTGCTGCTGCGGCCGTCGGGCACCGAGCCGCTGATCCGGGTGATGGTCGAGGGCCGCCCGCACCTGGACGTGGAGGGGCTGGCGCGGCGCCTGGCCGGCGACGTCGAGGCGCTGCTGGCCTGA
- a CDS encoding dihydropteroate synthase codes for MSDSSAVLHCGRHRLDLSYPRVMGILNVTPDSFSDGGRHIVVDDALRHAERMLAEGAAIIDVGGESTRPGSQSIPAQQELDRVAPVVERLVRELDALVSVDTSCPEVMREASALGAGMLNDVRALQRDGALHAAARSGLPVCLMHMQGEPRDMQQAPHYAGPIEEAVADFLAERIAACEAAGLKRERLILDPGFGFGKSVEHNLRLLRRMQHLDTLGLPLLVGMSRKSMIGKVLERPVEERLPGGLALAALAVERGARLLRVHDVGPSVDAVNMTWAVLQEGLEP; via the coding sequence ATGAGCGATAGCAGCGCCGTACTGCACTGTGGGCGGCACCGTCTCGACCTCTCCTACCCCCGCGTGATGGGGATCCTCAATGTCACCCCGGACTCCTTCTCCGACGGCGGGCGCCATATCGTGGTCGACGACGCGCTGCGTCACGCCGAGCGGATGCTGGCCGAAGGCGCGGCAATCATCGACGTTGGCGGTGAGTCGACCCGGCCGGGGTCGCAGTCGATTCCCGCCCAGCAGGAGCTGGATCGGGTGGCGCCGGTGGTCGAGCGGCTGGTGCGCGAACTCGACGCACTGGTCTCGGTAGACACCAGCTGTCCTGAGGTGATGCGCGAGGCCTCGGCCCTGGGTGCCGGCATGCTCAACGACGTTCGCGCGCTGCAGCGTGATGGCGCCTTGCATGCCGCGGCGCGCAGCGGCCTGCCGGTGTGCTTGATGCACATGCAGGGTGAGCCCCGCGACATGCAGCAGGCGCCGCACTATGCTGGCCCCATAGAGGAGGCGGTGGCGGACTTTCTGGCCGAACGCATTGCCGCCTGTGAGGCGGCAGGGCTCAAGCGCGAGCGGTTGATCCTCGACCCCGGCTTCGGCTTCGGCAAGAGCGTCGAGCACAATCTCCGCCTGCTGCGGCGCATGCAACACCTCGACACCCTTGGCCTGCCGCTGCTGGTGGGCATGTCGCGCAAGAGCATGATCGGCAAGGTGCTCGAGCGGCCGGTGGAGGAGCGCCTGCCGGGCGGTCTGGCGCTGGCGGCGCTGGCCGTCGAGCGCGGCGCGCGACTCCTGCGCGTCCACGATGTGGGGCCCAGCGTGGACGCCGTCAACATGACATGGGCTGTGCTACAGGAAGGCTTGGAACCATGA
- a CDS encoding triose-phosphate isomerase has translation MRSPLIAGNWKMNGSTELVEAFGRAFAEARLPAGVEVVIHPPFPYLEAARRAFAATPLGLGAQTLNPLESGARTGEVSGAMLKEFDVGYVLVGHSERRQLFGESDDDVYDRLIAALSADIRPILCVGETLEERDDGRTEEVVLRQVGHAMARLEPAQRARLVIAYEPVWAIGTGRTATPQQAQEVMAAIREYQAGYDRDLAARLPLLYGGSMNASNAAELLAQPDIDGGLVGGASLKVDDFLAICQSAG, from the coding sequence ATGCGTTCGCCGCTGATTGCTGGCAACTGGAAGATGAACGGTTCCACTGAACTGGTCGAGGCCTTTGGTCGCGCCTTCGCCGAGGCGCGGTTGCCGGCAGGCGTCGAGGTGGTGATTCATCCGCCGTTCCCCTACCTCGAGGCGGCGCGCCGGGCGTTTGCCGCGACCCCGCTGGGGCTCGGTGCGCAGACCCTCAATCCGCTGGAGAGCGGGGCGCGCACCGGTGAGGTCAGCGGGGCGATGCTCAAGGAGTTCGACGTCGGCTATGTGCTGGTGGGGCACTCCGAACGTCGCCAGCTGTTCGGCGAGAGTGATGACGACGTCTACGATCGCCTGATCGCTGCCCTCAGCGCCGACATCCGGCCGATCCTGTGCGTCGGCGAGACCCTCGAGGAGCGCGATGACGGGCGTACCGAAGAGGTGGTGCTGCGTCAGGTCGGGCATGCCATGGCACGGCTCGAGCCGGCCCAGCGCGCACGGCTGGTGATCGCCTACGAGCCGGTCTGGGCGATCGGTACCGGGCGCACCGCGACTCCGCAGCAGGCCCAGGAGGTCATGGCGGCGATCCGTGAGTACCAAGCGGGCTATGACCGTGACCTCGCCGCGCGCCTACCGCTGCTCTACGGCGGCAGCATGAATGCCAGTAACGCGGCTGAGCTGTTGGCTCAGCCGGACATCGACGGCGGCCTGGTGGGCGGTGCTTCGCTCAAGGTCGACGATTTTCTAGCCATTTGCCAGTCAGCAGGTTGA
- a CDS encoding preprotein translocase subunit SecG: protein MQVAILMIHVVIAITLVVLILLQQGKGAEAGAAFGGGASQTVFGSRGSGSFLAKFTALLAFSFFVTSMALAYFATQASQAPEAGIPDSRLIEQQQGVPTLDDEAADMDNTAPVLEESSD from the coding sequence ATGCAAGTTGCCATTCTCATGATTCACGTGGTGATCGCCATCACCCTGGTCGTTCTTATCCTGCTGCAGCAGGGCAAGGGCGCCGAAGCGGGGGCTGCCTTCGGTGGCGGTGCCTCCCAGACCGTATTCGGCTCGCGCGGCTCTGGAAGCTTTCTCGCCAAGTTCACCGCACTGCTTGCCTTCTCATTCTTCGTGACCTCGATGGCGCTGGCCTACTTCGCTACCCAGGCCAGCCAGGCGCCGGAAGCGGGCATTCCCGATTCGCGCTTGATCGAGCAGCAGCAGGGCGTGCCGACGCTTGACGACGAGGCCGCGGATATGGATAATACCGCGCCAGTGCTCGAGGAAAGCAGCGACTGA